TCCGGTCACCCGATGGATCGGCGACGGCATCGTTCTGTCCCGGCTCGACGACGAAGAGAACATCGTGCCCTGGCTGCGGGGCGCCGCGCGCCACGGGTCCGCCGTCCGGTGGGCCGAAGTGGACGTCGAGCAGGGCACGCTCCCGCCCTGGCAGTACTCGCATCTGGTGACCGATCGGACGACGGTCGTCGCGGTGACCTTGGCGTCGTCGACGACCGGCGCGATCACCGACATCGGCCAGATCGCGGGCCACGCGCACGCGGCCGGCGCGCTGCTCGTGGTCGACGCCACCAACGCGGCGCCGTTCGTGCCGTTGACGATGAGTGAACTCGGGGCGGACGTGGTGGTCGTCAGCGCAGAGCGGTGGGGCGGACCGCGAATGGCCGCGATGGTGTTCTCCAATCGGTCGATGATGGATTCGCTGACCAACGTGTCGCTGAATCCCCACGCCGTCGGTCCGGCACGACTCGAGGTGGCCGCAGCTCCGGCCGCGCTGCTGAGCGGTGTCGTCGCCTCGGTCGACCTGTTGGCGGGTTTGGAGTCGAACGCGTCGGGGACCAGGCGTCGTCGTCTGACGATGTCGATGGACAGCACTTACGAGTACCTGCAGCGATTGGCCTTCTACCTGGTGTCCTCGCTGGACAGCCTCGGCCACGTGAACGTGATCGGCGTCGACACCCACCGTGTTCCGCTCGTCAGCTTCGTGGTGAAGGGGGTCGCGGCCTCGAAAGTGTGCGGAAGGCTGAACGACAACGGGATAAGTGCTTCGTTCGACCTGCCGAGCCGGGCGCTCGACGCGATCGGCGTCAGCGAGGCTGGAGGCGCCGTGTCCGTCGGCCTCGGGATGTACTCGACTCCCTACGAGGTGGACCAGCTCGTGCGGGTGCTCGGGTCGTTCGGCTGACCAGCCGACGGCGATTGTCGTGCCGCCGACCTCCGACCGTAAGGTGAGGACGACGAAAGTTGGCTGTGCAACATTCTCCCGAGGAGGTGTGAGGTTGTCCGATGCAGAACAGGTCGAGACGATTCTCGACGGCCGCGAGCGGGAGTTGTGGCAGCAGTTCGTGACCGGTGGGTGGGTGCTGTACCGGTCGCTGTTCCGGCAGATCGACTCGTCCTCCGCGCTGCCCAGTGCCGACTGGCGTGTGCTCGAAGTCCTCGGAGGCTACGGCAAGATGCGGATCAGTGATCTCGCTGAAGCAACTCAGATACCGGTCAGCACGGTCTCCCGTCAGGTGGGGCGTTTCATCGACAAGGGCTACGTAGACCGGGTCGACAACGGTGACATCGACGGTCGCCAGAAATGGGTCTGCATCACCGACGAGGGCAAGGCAGTCGTCCAACCGATCCTCGATGAGCGAGACCGCGCCGTCCGCAGGCTCGTCATCGAATCGCTCACGGCCGACGAGTTCGAGGCCTTCTGCCGCACCTTCGGCAAGATCGGCGAACGCATCGTCGCCGAAGACCTCTGATCCCGATCACAGATCCCCCGGCAGTTTGTCTCGCCGGATGCCACGCCAACTGGGATGGCGCAGATGCCCGGTGGACGTCCAATCCATGAACCGGACGTCGGTCACCAACTTCGGGAGTACCCAGGTGGCGCTCGACGCGACAGGTTTGTCGAGGCTCCCGATGAACGGGCTGCGCCCGATGATCAACGGTTTCAGTTCCTCGTGGAGCGCGTCGAGATCGGCGTCGGTGAATCCTGTGCCGACGCGTCCGATGTAGCGGAGACCGGTTTCGGTCGGCAGACCGATCAGGAGTGACCCGATCGACCCGGACCGGCTCCCGCGGCCGGGGCGGAACCCGCCGACCACCACTTCGATGTCGTTCCAGTTCTTGTGTTTGCGCCAGTCCGCGCTGCGTCGACCATATTGGTACGTCGAGGTCCGGCGCTTCGCGACCACACCCTCCCATCCCTGTTCGCGTGCGTGCTCGGCGGCGCCGGCGCCGGGACCGGGCAGCAGGGGAGGGACGTCCGCGATCGATGCCGCGGTGATCATCGGCGTCAACTCGTCGAGAACCGCGCGGCGCTGCTCCCAGGGAGCCGACGTCAGGTCGGTTCCGTTCAGTTCCAGCACGTCGAACACCATGTACCGGAGGGTGAACTCGTCGTCGCGATGGTGGCGCGACGCCAGCAGTGTGAAGTCAGTGCGGCCGGTCGCATCGATGGCGACCATCTCGCCGTCGAGCAAGACGTCGAACCCGCGGAGTACTGAGCCGAGCTCACGCAGTTCGGGGAAGTCGGCTGTCATGTCGATGCCTGACCGCGACGAGAGCCTTACGTCGCCGTCGGTGTGCCGCGCCAGGATGCGGTAGCCGTCCCACTTGCCTTCGAATGCCCACGCGTCGTCGGTCAGCCCGTCGATCAGCTCGTCGGCGGCGAGCATCGGGCGGGGGCCGCGAGAGCCGCCGGTGACGACCGTCGGACCCGACGGCTTCGACGGTGCCGAGCGCAGTCTCGACGACTTCGATTTGCGGTACTCACCGAGATCAACCGGTGCGCTCGCGAGCGGGACAACGGGCGGGTCCAGGTCGGCGAGAAGATCGCCGGACTCCCGATGGCGTTCCAACACGTCTCGGTAGTCGAGTTGGGCGATCGTCGGATCGGCGAGTTCGTCCCACGTTCGTGGCGCCGCGACCCACGGGCGCTCCCGGCCGCGCAGTGAGTACGGCGCAAGAGTCGTCTTCGCGGCCGTGTTCTGACTCCAGTCGAGGAACACCTTCGACTGCCGTGCGGCTTTCGCCATCGTCGCGGTGACCTCGGCAGGGTGCGCGGCCGCGAGCGACGTGGCTATCTGTTTGGCGACGGCACGCGCCGATTCGCATTTCACCGGCTTGGGGAACCGTGCGTACACGTGGATCCCCTTGCCTCCGCTGGTGACGGGGTACGAGGGCAGGCCCGCATCGGCGAGCACATCGCGAATCGCGATCGCGACCTCGGCGCATCGATGGAGACTCACATCGGGCCCGGGATCGAGGTCGATGACGAGGCGGTCCGTACGACGGGATTCGTCCCCGGCAGATCCGACGCCGGAGAGGTCGATTCGCCATTGGGGGACATGAAGTTCGAGCGCGGCCATCTGCGCCAGCCACACCAGGTCGGCGGCCGATCGTGCGACCGGATAAACGGTCTTGCTCTCGGAGTGTTCGATGGTGAAGCGCGCCAACCAGTCCGGCGTCCCTGGCGGAAGGGCCTTCTCGAAGAACGGGCCCGACCCGGTTCCGTGCGGCCATCGTTTGCGGGTGATCGGGCGTGACGCGACGTGCGGGAGCATCGAGTCGGCGATCTCGATGACGTATTGGATCACGTCGAACTTGCGGGTCCCGGATTCCGGGTACATCACCTTCTCGAGGTTGGTGACGGTGATGTGGCGGCCGTCGACCTCCAGCTTGGAACCGGGCATGCGTCGATTCTGCCCCTCCCCGGCGCCCTCGGGCGTGGCAGAATCAGTTTCATGCGTTCGATCTGGAAGGGTGACCTCAGCTTTGGTCTGGTGAACGTGCCGGTCAAGGTGTATTCCGCGACGGAGAGTCACGACCGGAGTTCCCATCAGGTCGACGCGTCCGACGGCACGCGCATCCGGTATCGCCGAGTCCGGGAGGGCACCGACACCGAGGTCGAGTTCGCGAGCATCGCGAACTCGTACGAATCGGAGTCGGGCGAGCCGGTGATCCTCACGAAGGACGATCTCGCGCAGCTGCCGGTCACCCGCAGTCCCGAGATCGCGATTCTCGAGTTCGTGCCGATCGATCAGGTTGACCCGATCTACTTCGACAAGCCGTATTACCTCGAACCGTCGTCGAAGTCCCCGAAGGCGTACGTCCTGCTGGCGAAGGCGCTCGAGCGGACCGAACGTCTCGCGATCGCCAACTTCACACTGCGGAACAAGACTCGACTGGCGGCGTTGCGCGTCATCGACGGCGTGATGACCCTGCAGACTCTGCTCTGGCCCGACGAGGTCCGCGTGCCCGACTTCGCGTTCCAGTCCGCCGACGTGCAGATCCGCGACGCCGAACTGGACATGGCCGCGTCGCTGATCGAGACCATGGCCTCGGACTTCGACCCGTCGCAGTTCGAGGACACTTATCAGATCGAACTCGCCAAGTTGATCGAGGCGAAAGCCGGCGGCGGCGACGCGTTCGTCGAACCGGAGGCGAAGCCCGAAGACGATGGTGACGACGAGGTGGCCGACCTCCTCGCCGCACTCCGCGCCTCGGTCAAGGACCGCGCCGCCGGCTGACGCCGCTAGATCATGAAGTGATGAGGCCCCACAGGCCGGACGAGCCTGCCGCGACCGCGGCGGCGGCGACTGCGCGGTCCCACGACGTGACAGAACCGAACTCGTTGCGCCAGGCCAATGCAGGTCTGCTGTACCGGTGGAGACGATGCTCCGCTGTGGTGCCCATCGCCCCGTGAACCTGGTGCCCGCCGCGCACGACGACGGATGCCGCGTGGCCGACACACGACCGAGCGACTGCGATTCGGAAAGCGGTGGAACCCGCCCAGTCGTTCCGTACCGCTTCGGTGAGCGCCGCCTCCGTCGCCGACCGGGCTAGCGCCGTCTCGGCGGCCATGTCGGCGACGGTGTGCTGCACTGCTTGGAAGCGGGCGAGGGGCCGCCCGAACTGGGTGCGTGTGGACACATGGTCGAGAGACAGCTGAAGGATCGTCTCCATTGCGCCGACCGTCTGCACGGCTCGTGCGAGGGCGCCGCGCAGGCGAAACAGCTCGCCGGTGTCGTCCGGAACACGATTCCACGCCGATGAGCCCGCACGAACGTGCACTCGATCCCGCGGCTCACCGGCCCTGTTCCAACCCGATGTCACATCGACTTCGGATCGTGGGAGGTCCGCCACCGCCCATCCGTGGTCGACGGCTCGCAGCACCACGATTCGTTCGGCGCCGGCCGCCCATCCGACTCCGGTCGCCTGCCCGTCGTCGTTGACGATGCAGGCGGTCCGGAAAGCGTCACTCGACGGGAGGTGCGCGCGGCGCAGCAGCCAGCCTGCGAGCAGATCGTGTTCGACGTACGGGGTGGGGACGCCTGCGGTTGCTGCGACGGTGATCAGTGCGGCGGCCTCAGGCCATCCTGCGCCGCTGCCGCCGACAGCTTCGGGTGCGGTGAGACGTGCGAGCCCGAGTTCGACGAGCCGCGGCCAGGGGTCGCCCTCTGTCCGGAACACGTCGTTCATCAGGGCGATCAGGTCTGCATCGACGGTCATCAACGCATCCCCAGCCCGCGCGCGATGACACCGCGCAGCACTTCGTTGGTTCCACCGCGGAGCGTGAAACCGGGCCGCTGATCTGTCGCGGTCGATACGAGTCGAGCCAACTCCGGCCGATGGACGTCGTCGCCGAGAAGGACGTCGACGTCATCGGCGATGTCACCTTCGAGCGTTGTCCCGAGAACCTTCACGACGGCGGCGGCGATGTCGGCATCGCCGCCTGCGGCGAGTGTATGAGCCACCGACTCCGACATCGTGTGCAATCCGGTCAGGAGAGCGATGTTCGCGCCGAAGTCCGGCGAGGAGCACGCCAGCTCCGGGTCATCGGCGAGCTCCGCCAGCAGCGGGAACGTGGACAGGAAGCGCTCGGGTCCGCTGCGCTCGAACGCCAACTCGCTCGTCACCTGCAGCCAACCGTTCCCGATGTCGCCGAACACCATCTCGTCGGGGACGAAGACGTCGTCGAGGTGTACCTCGTTGAAGTGGTGAGAACCGTTCATCGAGACGATCGGCGACACGGTGACACCGGGACCGCGCAGGTCGACGATGAACTGAGACAACCCCGCGTGACGGTCGGAGGTGTCGAGCGGTGAGGTGCGGGCGAGGCAGATGAAGTAGTGCGCTGCGTGAGCGCCGGATGTCCAGACCTTGACGCCGTTGACCCGCCATCCGCCGTCCACTCGTGTCCCCCGCGTGCGGACGGCGGCGAGATCGCTGCCTGCGTCGGGCTCGCTCATGCCGATCCCGAAGAACACCTCGCCCGCGACGATTCCGGGCAGCAGTCGCCGACGCTGCGCCTCGGTGCCGAACTTGAGGAGCGAGGGCGCGATCTGACGGTCGGCGATCCAGTGTGCGCCGACAGGAGCTCCTGCGGCGAGGAGCTCCTCGGTCACGGCGAATCGCTCGACGTGGCTGCGCCCGTGGCCTCCGTACTCGGGCGGAACAGTCATGCCGATCCACCCGCGGTCCGCGAGACGTCGCGTGAACGCCTCGTCCCAGCCGGTCAACCAGCAGTCCACGGACGGCGTGAACCGCCCGTCGGCGAGCTCGTCGTCGACGAACTCTCGTACGTCGGCGCGCAGTTCGGCGAGTGTTCGGTCAGTCATCGGCCCCACCTCGCAAGAGAGTCTGTGAGGAGTGACACTACCCCGGCCCGAGCGTATGCTCGGTCAGCATGAGTGAACTTACGGCGATCCAGGCCGTCGCGGACTTCCATCGCAGGGCTGAGTCTCAGCAGGTGAGTGATCCCGCCGATCTCGATGCCATCTGGGCCGCGCTGCCGACCGTGACGATCGACGAGGTGATCGGCGATTGGCGCGGAGGAGAACTGCCGTCGGGGCACCGGCTGGACGGCAGCCTCGCGCAGGTGGGGTGGCACGGCAAGTGGCTGCGGAGCCGGTACGACGTCGCACCGATGGTCTGCCGCGGCGCAGACGGAGAGCTCTACTCGAACCTGGAGATAGGAAAGGGCGCCGCCAGCCTGTGGAACGTCGAGTTCCGCGGTGAGCTGACGGCGACCATGGTCTACGACGGGCAACCCGTCTTCGATCACTTCAAGCGTGTCGACGAGAACACGCTGATGGGAATCATGAACGGCAGCACGTCACTCGTGCGTGACGAGCACTTCTACTTCTTCCTCGTCCGCGACTGACGCATCGCGCCGCTCGAGGCTGCGGATCGTTGCCGTGCAGCCCGCGACGGCCAGGGCGATGAGAGCGAAGCCGAGACCGAACGTCCCCCAGTCGAACGGGCCCGCGTCGGCCTGGCCGTCCATCGTGCGGGCAGAACCGGACAGGAACGGCACGATCACCAGAATCGCGAATGCGGCGAGGGCTTCGGCGATCACCACGCGGGGGAATTCGCCGAGCGCGATCTGAACGTAGGTCCGTTCGTCGCCTCCCACCCGCGCGCGCCGGATCCTCGGGATCAGAACCAGGGCGTTGTACGTTCCCGCCCCGATCATGAATGCGACGAGGATCAGCTTGATCAGCAGGAATCGTCCGTACGGCGTGGTCACGAACTGGCTGAACGAACCGAGGTGCACCCAGGTGAGCCAGACTCCGGAGACGGTGATCGCGATGACCGCGCCCATCGCCCAAGTGCTGAACCGGGACCACATCTGCTCCCACGCTCCTGCTTCCTCTGCGGTCCCGTCGCCGTCTGCACGACGTCGGGCGGCGACGA
This genomic window from Gordonia sp. PDNC005 contains:
- a CDS encoding aminotransferase class V-fold PLP-dependent enzyme gives rise to the protein MPFDVASVRGLFPSLGDGWIHLDSQNGTQIPDAVGSAVARGIRSFPVPGGGLSRQSVEAAAMTAQARSAIADLLDADPDCVVFGPSRAAVVCALVDALPVTRWIGDGIVLSRLDDEENIVPWLRGAARHGSAVRWAEVDVEQGTLPPWQYSHLVTDRTTVVAVTLASSTTGAITDIGQIAGHAHAAGALLVVDATNAAPFVPLTMSELGADVVVVSAERWGGPRMAAMVFSNRSMMDSLTNVSLNPHAVGPARLEVAAAPAALLSGVVASVDLLAGLESNASGTRRRRLTMSMDSTYEYLQRLAFYLVSSLDSLGHVNVIGVDTHRVPLVSFVVKGVAASKVCGRLNDNGISASFDLPSRALDAIGVSEAGGAVSVGLGMYSTPYEVDQLVRVLGSFG
- a CDS encoding MarR family transcriptional regulator; this translates as MSDAEQVETILDGRERELWQQFVTGGWVLYRSLFRQIDSSSALPSADWRVLEVLGGYGKMRISDLAEATQIPVSTVSRQVGRFIDKGYVDRVDNGDIDGRQKWVCITDEGKAVVQPILDERDRAVRRLVIESLTADEFEAFCRTFGKIGERIVAEDL
- the ligD gene encoding non-homologous end-joining DNA ligase, with product MPGSKLEVDGRHITVTNLEKVMYPESGTRKFDVIQYVIEIADSMLPHVASRPITRKRWPHGTGSGPFFEKALPPGTPDWLARFTIEHSESKTVYPVARSAADLVWLAQMAALELHVPQWRIDLSGVGSAGDESRRTDRLVIDLDPGPDVSLHRCAEVAIAIRDVLADAGLPSYPVTSGGKGIHVYARFPKPVKCESARAVAKQIATSLAAAHPAEVTATMAKAARQSKVFLDWSQNTAAKTTLAPYSLRGRERPWVAAPRTWDELADPTIAQLDYRDVLERHRESGDLLADLDPPVVPLASAPVDLGEYRKSKSSRLRSAPSKPSGPTVVTGGSRGPRPMLAADELIDGLTDDAWAFEGKWDGYRILARHTDGDVRLSSRSGIDMTADFPELRELGSVLRGFDVLLDGEMVAIDATGRTDFTLLASRHHRDDEFTLRYMVFDVLELNGTDLTSAPWEQRRAVLDELTPMITAASIADVPPLLPGPGAGAAEHAREQGWEGVVAKRRTSTYQYGRRSADWRKHKNWNDIEVVVGGFRPGRGSRSGSIGSLLIGLPTETGLRYIGRVGTGFTDADLDALHEELKPLIIGRSPFIGSLDKPVASSATWVLPKLVTDVRFMDWTSTGHLRHPSWRGIRRDKLPGDL
- a CDS encoding acyl-CoA dehydrogenase, which codes for MTVDADLIALMNDVFRTEGDPWPRLVELGLARLTAPEAVGGSGAGWPEAAALITVAATAGVPTPYVEHDLLAGWLLRRAHLPSSDAFRTACIVNDDGQATGVGWAAGAERIVVLRAVDHGWAVADLPRSEVDVTSGWNRAGEPRDRVHVRAGSSAWNRVPDDTGELFRLRGALARAVQTVGAMETILQLSLDHVSTRTQFGRPLARFQAVQHTVADMAAETALARSATEAALTEAVRNDWAGSTAFRIAVARSCVGHAASVVVRGGHQVHGAMGTTAEHRLHRYSRPALAWRNEFGSVTSWDRAVAAAAVAAGSSGLWGLITS
- a CDS encoding acyl-CoA dehydrogenase family protein — protein: MTDRTLAELRADVREFVDDELADGRFTPSVDCWLTGWDEAFTRRLADRGWIGMTVPPEYGGHGRSHVERFAVTEELLAAGAPVGAHWIADRQIAPSLLKFGTEAQRRRLLPGIVAGEVFFGIGMSEPDAGSDLAAVRTRGTRVDGGWRVNGVKVWTSGAHAAHYFICLARTSPLDTSDRHAGLSQFIVDLRGPGVTVSPIVSMNGSHHFNEVHLDDVFVPDEMVFGDIGNGWLQVTSELAFERSGPERFLSTFPLLAELADDPELACSSPDFGANIALLTGLHTMSESVAHTLAAGGDADIAAAVVKVLGTTLEGDIADDVDVLLGDDVHRPELARLVSTATDQRPGFTLRGGTNEVLRGVIARGLGMR
- a CDS encoding DUF4334 domain-containing protein, coding for MSELTAIQAVADFHRRAESQQVSDPADLDAIWAALPTVTIDEVIGDWRGGELPSGHRLDGSLAQVGWHGKWLRSRYDVAPMVCRGADGELYSNLEIGKGAASLWNVEFRGELTATMVYDGQPVFDHFKRVDENTLMGIMNGSTSLVRDEHFYFFLVRD